Proteins encoded together in one Myxocyprinus asiaticus isolate MX2 ecotype Aquarium Trade chromosome 21, UBuf_Myxa_2, whole genome shotgun sequence window:
- the LOC127412345 gene encoding DENN domain-containing protein 10-like isoform X1 gives MATSELMLSLGLIERDVNADTLWVWCYPSINADLRELLIRKCCLTWDNQVLHTFVFGQYCRIWYYISTVEVQEPTALKKVTHFSIVVTAKDFNPEKYAAFSRVLCRTYMKHGSPVKMMEGYIAVLTKGICQSDENGSFLIKDYDVRKAYLAGSIKDIVSQFGMEIIILYTALMLKKRVVVYHPHIEALLEFTRALPGLVWHRKDWSILHPFVHLDDNELENLKLCTGYVAGFVDPEVRDRSDLFDVCVNLPDCEITISQNAKEAMAMGKLHKEIGHFIVQAADNADRTDAQVIKDISVKTKEILSNLMSLADEAMNSKLTLETLKQQHYPPATENFLFHLAAAEQLLKI, from the exons ATGGCTACGTCTGAGCTTATGCTGAGTCTTGGACTTATTG AGAGAGATGTGAATGCAGACACCCTTTGGGTTTGGTGCTATCCCTCCATCAATGCAGATCTGCGAGAGCTTCTGATAAGAAAATGTTGCTTGACTTGGGACAATCAGGTGCTGCACACGTTTGTGTTCGGTCAGTACTGCAGAATCTGGTACTACATCAGCACTGTAGAGGTTCAGGAACCCACTGCACTGAAAAAG GTGACACATTTTTCAATAGTTGTCACAGCTAAGGACtttaaccctgaaaaatatgCTGCATTCAGTAGAGTTCTGTGCAG gACGTATATGAAACATGGAAGTCCTGTGAAGATGATGGAAGGCTACATTGCTGTTCTGACCAAAGGCATATGCCAGAGTGATGAGAATGGCTCCTTCCTTATCAAAGATTATGATGTCAGGAAAGCCTACTTGGCTGGCTCCATAAAAG ATATTGTGTCTCAGTTTGGTATGGAGATTATCATCCTTTACACAGCACTAATGCTGAAGAAAAGAGTGGTGGTTTATCACCCACATATTGAGGCACTGCTGGAGTTTACAAG AGCACTTCCTGGCCTCGTGTGGCATAGGAAAGACTGGTCCATACTCCACCCTTTTGTTCACCTGGATGATAATGAACTGGAAAACCTCAAGCTGTGTACAG GGTATGTTGCGGGGTTTGTGGATCCTGAAGTTCGAGACCGATCAGAcctgtttgatgtgtgtgttaaTCTTCCAGACTGTGAGATCACTATATCACAAAATGCCAAAG AGGCAATGGCTATGGGAAAACTCCATAAAGAGATTGGCCACTTCATTGTCCAGGCCGCAGACAACGCTGATCGCACAGATGCACAGGTTATTAAG GATATTTCAGTAAAAACTAAGGAGATCCTCAGTAACCTGATGTCTCTTGCTGATGAAGCAATGAACTCTAAACTGACTTTGGAGACTCTGAAGCAACAGCACTACCCTCCAGCTACTGAAAACTTCCTCTTCCACTTAGCTGCAGCTGAGCAACTCCTGAAGATCTGA
- the LOC127412345 gene encoding DENN domain-containing protein 10-like isoform X2 encodes MKHGSPVKMMEGYIAVLTKGICQSDENGSFLIKDYDVRKAYLAGSIKDIVSQFGMEIIILYTALMLKKRVVVYHPHIEALLEFTRALPGLVWHRKDWSILHPFVHLDDNELENLKLCTGYVAGFVDPEVRDRSDLFDVCVNLPDCEITISQNAKEAMAMGKLHKEIGHFIVQAADNADRTDAQVIKDISVKTKEILSNLMSLADEAMNSKLTLETLKQQHYPPATENFLFHLAAAEQLLKI; translated from the exons ATGAAACATGGAAGTCCTGTGAAGATGATGGAAGGCTACATTGCTGTTCTGACCAAAGGCATATGCCAGAGTGATGAGAATGGCTCCTTCCTTATCAAAGATTATGATGTCAGGAAAGCCTACTTGGCTGGCTCCATAAAAG ATATTGTGTCTCAGTTTGGTATGGAGATTATCATCCTTTACACAGCACTAATGCTGAAGAAAAGAGTGGTGGTTTATCACCCACATATTGAGGCACTGCTGGAGTTTACAAG AGCACTTCCTGGCCTCGTGTGGCATAGGAAAGACTGGTCCATACTCCACCCTTTTGTTCACCTGGATGATAATGAACTGGAAAACCTCAAGCTGTGTACAG GGTATGTTGCGGGGTTTGTGGATCCTGAAGTTCGAGACCGATCAGAcctgtttgatgtgtgtgttaaTCTTCCAGACTGTGAGATCACTATATCACAAAATGCCAAAG AGGCAATGGCTATGGGAAAACTCCATAAAGAGATTGGCCACTTCATTGTCCAGGCCGCAGACAACGCTGATCGCACAGATGCACAGGTTATTAAG GATATTTCAGTAAAAACTAAGGAGATCCTCAGTAACCTGATGTCTCTTGCTGATGAAGCAATGAACTCTAAACTGACTTTGGAGACTCTGAAGCAACAGCACTACCCTCCAGCTACTGAAAACTTCCTCTTCCACTTAGCTGCAGCTGAGCAACTCCTGAAGATCTGA
- the sfxn4 gene encoding sideroflexin-4 — MDPNLQYWQSNGKSFVSRLRLWFNILDPSSILSSEAEIVQARTLLQNQGNQQTNGKVTNAWLLSLSSVHSDTGAAISPLFRSQVFLPVSAPLIVASLIPHKGVKPALFWQFLLQSYSAGFNHCNRNATVTKDNKTSMKQSILIVGTVSYSTFAGALPQIILQRFRLISSVAETFCRSLLPIPLSACLAAFSVIVVRSEESENGIRVFDSNGNAVGVSKEAGSKAVKETAISRATLFGTTAAVPSLLLALLKRAKFVQRNPMIIAPVRHISTAIVFGLMIPVSFSLFPQLGKIKKEHLEEEFQSLASNEELFYHRGL; from the exons atggacCCCAACTTGCAGTACTGGCAAAGCAATGGAAAG TCTTTTGTGAGCCGACTGCGTCTCTGGTTCAATATCCTCGACCCCAGTTCTATATTGTCATCAGAG gcTGAAATTGTGCAGGCCCGCACTCTTCTTCAGAATCAAGGAAATCAGCAGACAAATGGAAAA gTTACTAATGCCTGGTTACTGTCTCTT TCATCTGTCCATTCTGATACTGGAGCAGCAATTTCACCATTATTTCGTTCACAAG TTTTTCTACCTGTATCGGCTCCTTTG ATTGTTGCAAGTTTAATACCCCACAAAGGAGTTAAGCCTGCATTGTTCTGGCAG TTTTTGCTACAGAGTTACTCTGCAGGATTCAAccattgtaacagaaatgcaaCTGTGACTAAG GACAACAAAACATCAATGAAGCAGTCTATTCTTATTGTTGGAACAGTTTCCTACTCAACATTCGCAGGG GCTCTTCCTCAGATTATACTCCAGCGTTTTAGACTAATCAGTTCTGTGGCTGAGACCTTTTGTAGATCATTGTTACCTATTCCACTTTCAG CTTGTCTAGCTGCATTCAGTGTAATCGTGGTGAGAAGTGAAGAATCAGAAAATGGAATACGGGTGTTTGATTCCAATGGGAATGCTGTTGGAGTCTCAAAAGAAGCTGGTTCCAAG GCTGTAAAGGAGACCGCAATCTCGAGAGCGACTCTCTTTGGCACCACTGCAGCTGTTCCCAGTCTACTGCTAGCCCTCCTCAAAAG GGCAAAGTTTGTCCAGAGGAACCCAATGATAATTGCCCCTGTACGACACATCAGTACTGCCATTGTTTTTGGTCTGATGATTCCTGTGTCCTTCAGTCTGTTTCCACAGCTTGGCAAG ATTAAGAAGGAGCATTTGGAAGAGGAGTTTCAGTCACTTGCCAGTAACGAGGAACTGTTTTACCACAGAGGACtctga